From the genome of Vitis riparia cultivar Riparia Gloire de Montpellier isolate 1030 chromosome 2, EGFV_Vit.rip_1.0, whole genome shotgun sequence, one region includes:
- the LOC117904426 gene encoding uncharacterized protein LOC117904426 isoform X2: MTSKSPVNSLHCAGRVQSNYDRALLTPPPERHSQLARQRGGLISIPGKLKPPMSGASRRLTKLLLNVTIQHSFGPIQVVTSPENTVGDLIKEALAIYVKEKRRPLVKQTNPECFELHYSQFSLEREVQV, encoded by the exons ATGACTTCTAAATCGCCGGTGAACAGCCTGCATTGCGCCGGACGAGTTCAGTCCAACTACGACAGAGCTTTGCTCACTCCTCCTCCGGAACGGCATTCGCAACTCGCCCGCCAGCGCGGCGGCCTCATTTCCATTCCCGGAAAACTGAAGCCGCCGATGAGCGGTGCTTCTCGGAGGCTAACGAAGCTGCTGCTTAATGTCACCATTCAACATAGCTTCGGACCAATTCAGGTAGTGACGTCGCCGGAAAACACCGTCGGAGATTTGATCAAGGAAGCTTTGGCGATTTACGTGAAGGAGAAGAGAAGGCCGTTGGTGAAGCAAACGAATCCAGAGTGTTTCGAGCTTCATTACTCGCAATTCAGTTTGGAAA GGGAGGTGCAGGTCTGA
- the LOC117904426 gene encoding uncharacterized protein At4g22758-like isoform X1 — MTSKSPVNSLHCAGRVQSNYDRALLTPPPERHSQLARQRGGLISIPGKLKPPMSGASRRLTKLLLNVTIQHSFGPIQVVTSPENTVGDLIKEALAIYVKEKRRPLVKQTNPECFELHYSQFSLESLKTGEKLINLGSRNFFLCQKPAKSLDSSCYEEAMSLFPFTKFMDFLL, encoded by the exons ATGACTTCTAAATCGCCGGTGAACAGCCTGCATTGCGCCGGACGAGTTCAGTCCAACTACGACAGAGCTTTGCTCACTCCTCCTCCGGAACGGCATTCGCAACTCGCCCGCCAGCGCGGCGGCCTCATTTCCATTCCCGGAAAACTGAAGCCGCCGATGAGCGGTGCTTCTCGGAGGCTAACGAAGCTGCTGCTTAATGTCACCATTCAACATAGCTTCGGACCAATTCAGGTAGTGACGTCGCCGGAAAACACCGTCGGAGATTTGATCAAGGAAGCTTTGGCGATTTACGTGAAGGAGAAGAGAAGGCCGTTGGTGAAGCAAACGAATCCAGAGTGTTTCGAGCTTCATTACTCGCAATTCAGTTTGGAAA GTCTGAAGACGGGGGAGAAGTTGATAAACTTGGGGTCGCGGAACTTCTTTTTGTGCCAAAAGCCTGCCAAGTCTCTCGATTCATCTTGCTACGAAGAAGCTATGTCTCTGTTTCCCTTCACCAAGTTCATGGATTTTCTGCTTTAG
- the LOC117927635 gene encoding protein cornichon homolog 4 yields MGDLFAWIFSFFILIALLVLVVYQLMCLADLEFDYINPYDSASRINKVVLPEFITQGVLCLFYSLTGHWFMSLLCGPYLYYNVRLYQRRQHLIDVTEIFNLLNWEKKQRLFKLGYLIFLLFLSIFWMILSALEDHDDD; encoded by the exons ATGGGGGATCTGTTTGCATGGATATTCTCCTTCTTCATCCTCATTGCCCTCCTAGTCCTCGTTGTTTACCAG CTCATGTGCTTGGCAGATCTGGAGTTTGATTATATCAACCCCTATGACTCTGCATCCCGGATAAACAAGGTTGTTTTGCCGGAGTTTATCACACAAGGAGTCTTATGCTTGTTCTATTCCCTAACAGGCCATTGGTTTATGTCACTCTTGTGTGGTCCATACCTGTACTACAATGTGAGACT GTACCAACGAAGACAGCACCTGATAGATGTAACTGAGATATTCAACTTGCTCAATTGGGAAAAGAAGCAACGGCTCTTCAAACTTGGCTATCTAATTTTTCTCCTCTTCCTTTCCATATTCTG GATGATTTTGAGCGCATTGGAGGATCATGATGATGATTAG